A region from the Rosa rugosa chromosome 6, drRosRugo1.1, whole genome shotgun sequence genome encodes:
- the LOC133717045 gene encoding uncharacterized protein LOC133717045, producing MGNCVLKGFGAETDDQAEMVKVMTSSGGIMELYAPITASAITDEFPGHAIFRSLDLLAQPLLHNEELHPHELYHLLPLNPYKTPIKTPNLYHQNSGLCTPYRMSSCDSYQRKKADPEAFPKCGNKSSGVWKVNLVISPEELSEILSQGAKTEELIDSARTVAKCGSTGGSSVAGSEQWSTVSSRWKEAS from the coding sequence ATGGGCAATTGTGTGCTTAAAGGGTTCGGAGCTGAGACAGATGATCAAGCAGAGATGGTCAAGGTGATGACCTCCAGTGGCGGCATCATGGAGCTCTATGCACCGATCACCGCCAGCGCAATAACCGACGAGTTCCCCGGCCACGCCATCTTCCGAAGCCTCGACCTCTTGGCCCAGCCTCTCCTACACAACGAAGAACTTCACCCCCACGAGCTCTACCATCTGCTACCTCTAAATCCCTACAAAACACCCATCAAAACACCAAACTTATATCATCAGAACAGCGGCCTATGCACGCCGTATCGCATGTCATCATGCGACAGTTACCAGAGAAAGAAGGCTGATCCGGAAGCGTTTCCGAAGTGCGGTAACAAGAGCAGCGGCGTGTGGAAGGTAAACCTGGTCATAAGCCCTGAGGAGCTATCGGAGATATTGTCGCAGGGAGCTAAAACTGAGGAGTTGATTGATAGCGCGAGGACGGTGGCCAAGTGTGGAAGTACCGGAGGCTCGTCGGTAGCTGGTTCCGAACAGTGGAGTACTGTTTCTAGTAGGTGGAAAGAAGCGTCATGA